A part of Sediminispirochaeta bajacaliforniensis DSM 16054 genomic DNA contains:
- a CDS encoding flavocytochrome c codes for MKANKRLGAAIASIVLLLSFVACSGKGAYKPGTYEGEGQGHGGAIKVAVSVDSDKITKIDVTESAESDFSKPAVQEIIKRVLDKNSAEIDSVSGASETSAGLISAIAAALSKAQTGEAVKSAGTKGATGEVPEDMSCDVVIVGAGGAGLSAALEAHDHGASVILVEKMPVIGGNTNYATGGLNAAETTPQKALGIQDSVETFYEDTMKGGKNLNNPALVHVLTERSAGTIDWLIGLGGDFSDVGKLGGATNPRAHRPSGGAPVGNHLVKILYDAVQKRGINVQTNSKVVALLKEGDAVSGVEVETKNGNYMIRAKAVIITTGGFGANQEKVVAYKPELKGFGTTNQPGATGDALDFIKDFDVALVDMEQIQTHPTVVPVKNTMITEAVRGNGAILVNREASRFISEMQTRDVVSDAELAQTGGTAFLLFDQGVRDSLSAIENYVKAGLLTEGDTIADLAQTMGLDAATLQATVDRYNGFVNTGVDTDFDRSDLPRELVHAPYYMVEVGPAVHHTMGGIKINTDAQVITTGGSAIPGLFAAGEVTGGIHGANRLGGNSLSDITTFGRIAGTKAAEFAAN; via the coding sequence ATGAAAGCAAACAAACGTTTGGGGGCGGCAATCGCATCCATTGTTCTTTTGCTCTCTTTTGTTGCCTGTAGCGGAAAGGGTGCATATAAACCCGGAACGTATGAGGGCGAGGGGCAAGGGCACGGCGGCGCCATCAAAGTCGCTGTTTCGGTAGATTCGGACAAAATAACGAAGATTGATGTAACAGAGAGTGCCGAGTCTGATTTTAGTAAGCCGGCCGTCCAGGAGATCATCAAACGGGTTCTTGACAAAAATAGTGCGGAGATAGATTCCGTAAGCGGTGCTTCCGAGACCTCGGCAGGCTTGATCTCTGCCATCGCTGCGGCGCTATCCAAGGCCCAGACCGGTGAGGCGGTAAAGAGCGCCGGTACCAAAGGGGCAACTGGTGAAGTTCCGGAAGATATGAGTTGTGATGTCGTTATTGTGGGTGCCGGAGGTGCCGGTTTGTCTGCGGCCCTGGAAGCCCATGATCATGGGGCTTCGGTTATTCTTGTTGAGAAGATGCCTGTTATCGGCGGCAATACCAATTATGCCACCGGGGGACTGAATGCGGCGGAAACGACGCCTCAGAAGGCATTGGGCATACAGGATTCTGTCGAAACCTTTTACGAAGATACCATGAAAGGCGGAAAAAACCTGAACAACCCGGCGCTGGTCCACGTTTTAACGGAGCGGTCGGCTGGTACCATCGACTGGCTCATCGGCCTCGGGGGTGATTTCTCCGATGTAGGGAAGCTGGGCGGAGCGACAAATCCCAGGGCCCACCGGCCCTCAGGCGGAGCTCCCGTGGGAAACCATCTGGTCAAGATTCTCTATGATGCGGTACAAAAGCGTGGAATTAACGTTCAAACAAACAGCAAGGTGGTTGCTTTGCTGAAAGAGGGAGACGCGGTTAGCGGAGTCGAAGTAGAAACGAAGAATGGAAATTATATGATACGGGCGAAAGCCGTCATCATCACGACCGGCGGATTCGGTGCAAACCAGGAAAAGGTTGTTGCCTACAAACCGGAACTGAAAGGCTTCGGCACGACCAATCAACCGGGAGCCACAGGAGATGCTTTGGATTTTATCAAGGACTTTGATGTGGCCCTTGTCGACATGGAGCAGATTCAGACACATCCCACGGTGGTCCCTGTGAAAAATACGATGATCACTGAAGCCGTACGCGGCAATGGTGCAATTCTTGTAAACCGCGAGGCTTCACGGTTTATCTCCGAGATGCAAACCCGGGATGTCGTCTCCGATGCGGAGTTGGCCCAGACCGGCGGTACCGCCTTCCTCCTCTTCGACCAGGGGGTACGGGATTCCCTTTCCGCCATTGAGAATTACGTAAAAGCAGGTCTTCTTACCGAGGGGGACACCATTGCGGATCTTGCTCAGACGATGGGGCTTGATGCCGCAACGCTGCAGGCAACGGTTGACCGCTACAATGGTTTTGTGAATACAGGGGTCGATACAGACTTCGACAGATCGGATCTGCCGCGGGAATTGGTCCATGCGCCTTATTACATGGTTGAGGTCGGCCCAGCCGTCCATCACACCATGGGGGGGATCAAGATCAATACCGATGCCCAGGTTATCACTACTGGCGGTTCGGCTATTCCCGGCCTGTTTGCCGCTGGAGAGGTGACCGGAGGAATCCATGGGGCGAATCGCCTGGGTGGAAATTCTTTAAGCGATATAACAACCTTCGGCAGGATTGCCGGAACGAAAGCTGCCGAATTTGCAGCGAACTAG
- a CDS encoding helix-turn-helix domain-containing protein, with protein MIGEKLRQKRIMSGWSLQRLADKLERQGTRITRAALSKYELEKATPNALTLYALAQVFDVKTDYFFSNPSATVTWQSFRKKASVSQVKIDSLKAIAEEKVENILMIENVCGVISEPSVLPRSREEATPEEAENMAEELRSLWNLDDTPIQNLCELLESKGIILVPITTEGNGVDGFVGNLPNNRKIIVYAKDKSVDRTRLTICHELGHLLLSSTEPKINEHLAHRFSGAFLVPAERLRQILGTSRTDISIQELCLMKERFGISIQALTYRAKDLGILSRSAYQTMFINFRSKGIYSEEPGHWPYPEEPRLTQQYLFRAVAEGLISESRAQELFPDYLTVKEQLEDNSSSAVNTYLSLSAEERSAYLSKLAEESADMYAPDSELLADDIMDVMDG; from the coding sequence ATGATCGGGGAGAAATTACGGCAAAAAAGAATAATGAGCGGATGGTCTCTCCAGAGATTAGCGGATAAACTTGAACGGCAGGGAACCAGGATCACCCGTGCGGCTCTTTCAAAATATGAACTGGAAAAGGCGACGCCCAATGCTTTGACGCTTTATGCTCTTGCCCAGGTTTTTGACGTTAAAACGGATTATTTCTTTTCAAATCCCTCAGCCACCGTTACATGGCAGTCATTCAGAAAGAAAGCCTCCGTCAGTCAGGTGAAAATCGATAGTCTCAAGGCAATCGCCGAAGAAAAAGTTGAAAACATTTTAATGATTGAAAATGTATGCGGAGTGATTTCAGAACCTTCTGTTCTCCCTCGGTCACGTGAAGAGGCGACACCTGAAGAGGCCGAAAACATGGCTGAGGAGCTTCGTTCCCTCTGGAATTTGGATGATACTCCTATTCAGAATCTCTGCGAGCTTCTGGAAAGCAAGGGGATTATTCTTGTCCCCATCACGACAGAAGGAAACGGGGTGGATGGATTTGTAGGGAACCTGCCGAATAATCGGAAAATCATCGTTTACGCGAAAGATAAAAGCGTTGACCGGACAAGGCTGACTATCTGCCATGAACTCGGCCATTTGCTTCTTTCCAGCACCGAGCCCAAGATAAACGAACATTTGGCCCATCGTTTTTCCGGGGCTTTCCTGGTTCCGGCAGAACGCTTACGGCAAATTCTGGGGACAAGCCGCACCGATATATCCATCCAGGAACTGTGCCTTATGAAAGAACGTTTCGGTATCAGTATTCAGGCACTTACCTACAGGGCGAAGGATCTCGGCATTTTAAGCCGGTCGGCCTATCAGACTATGTTTATTAATTTCAGGAGTAAGGGTATTTATTCCGAGGAACCGGGGCACTGGCCCTACCCGGAGGAACCGCGTTTAACCCAGCAGTACCTGTTCCGCGCTGTAGCGGAAGGACTGATAAGCGAATCCCGGGCCCAGGAACTCTTCCCGGACTACCTGACGGTGAAAGAGCAACTGGAGGACAACAGCTCGTCAGCTGTTAATACCTACCTCTCTCTGAGTGCTGAAGAACGTTCGGCCTATCTTTCAAAACTGGCAGAAGAGAGTGCGGATATGTATGCTCCGGACAGTGAGCTTTTAGCAGACGACATAATGGATGTCATGGATGGCTGA
- a CDS encoding type II toxin-antitoxin system PemK/MazF family toxin, with translation MADPQRGELWWINFDPTIGAEISKQRLAVVVSPDSVGKLPLRIVVPVTEWKDRYASYPWNAFTIRRAGFLLRNRKRLRLLCRFAWERFESFFDYRLP, from the coding sequence ATGGCTGATCCTCAACGCGGCGAGCTGTGGTGGATTAATTTTGATCCTACCATCGGGGCAGAGATCAGCAAGCAAAGGCTGGCCGTTGTGGTTTCTCCCGATTCTGTCGGGAAACTGCCATTGCGCATAGTCGTACCTGTTACGGAATGGAAAGATCGCTATGCTTCTTATCCCTGGAACGCTTTCACAATCCGGCGGGCAGGATTTCTGCTCAGGAACAGGAAGAGATTACGGTTGCTCTGCAGATTTGCGTGGGAGCGATTTGAAAGTTTTTTTGATTATCGTCTTCCCTAA